ttgtagttcattagattgtatgaaaaagactgttaggagtatagaagaaggtcaACTTGTTTaatgaatgtgtaagagttagagtgtgtaagtgaatgtgtaagagtttggagtgtagaagaaggttagcttgtgtaaagAAATGGTGATAggttgtgtaagtgatgaacatcatgggttactataAAAATGGAAAAGATAAGTCAAGATAGCATCATCACTTATCTTTTCCATtttttaaaccctaaaatcaagaacaagtaaaatcgaaaaacaaacaaatttaaaatattaaactacAAACTTTAATTAGGTTAAACACCAACTTACGTTCCTTCTTTAGTCCCAATtttattgtcttcttcaacataaTTGTTTTCTATCATTGATGaagcttaaaataaaaaaaatcagaatattGGACATTTATAATTACAATCATTTTCAATGGtgaagatataaaaaaaattgaaaaaaaaaacaaaaatgaaagatTGATAAAACGAAAATGGAGAAGATGCATACCTTTGATGAGAACTAAGCAAATGTTGAAGATGAAATCAAGGAACTAAGCACGCAAATGAAAAGCTTTATGGTCGAAAATGGCGATTGAAGACTGAAATTCAAAGGGTTATTATTTTGCGGTAGTTTCTGGAGTTTTGTCAGAAAAGAGGAATGGAAGTTGAAAAGTTTCCGATGGAATGTGAATGTCTGATTACTTTACACGTATttcagtttatttttgtttttattttttttatttttttaaattgaaaagtGGGCCGACCCAATATAAGATGTCTTTATTATAGACGGTCTCAACTAAGAGTGTATGTTAATAGATTTATTCAATtcgactttaaaaaaaaattaaaacgaTTGAATTTTAAACccctaaaaaacaaaaaataataaatatgcaaattcttgtatgagatgtTCTCACCGTGAGAGATGCCTCATACTTAAATTATATagcctaataataaaaactttcaGCTTATGGGCTTCTTATTTAGAGatcgtctcatagtgagacggtTGTAATAAATATGtgctatttttttggtttttcaattattaatattgtgCCACATGTGAGGGTCAGTAGAGACCCTCTCTCACAATTACAAGTATTCAATGGGCTGCATACGGATGAGGTTGAACTTAAGTAAATATGGATCAGATTGGATAATGGTCCTTTTATATTATAACTTGTTTTGTATAAGACCATTTCATATGTAATTAGCCCATTTCAAGTCTACCCCGACTTGTTTTTATTACAAGAAATTGTTATAATCCTCATTAaacaatttataataattaaattgtggaaatattaataatcctcatcgacattgtcatttgtaataattaaatcatttatcaattttgttaTTTACATAAGCTCGTTTACGTCTCTTATTAAGCTAATCCACtccattttaattttagtaGGCAGCCCGATTTGTTTTCATCTCTTATTAAACCCTTTTCAAAACAGGCCCGTTGAATACCCTACTCACGATACAAAGTGTTTTAGAGTATATTGAATGATTTTGCATGTACGAAATATAATTgaagataaaaaattttaaataatatttgtaaagtaaaattttaaaaacttaaattaaaatgacatttttgattcatttttttctaaaaataaattcaaaaaaacttagacgagacggtctcataatggGACCGTCAATTTGAACGATCCAATTTgcgtgtaacaacattttaattttcagggcatttatcaattttgacatcaaaggtatcaattttgaaaattgatatatttaagatcaaaattgaaaaatgccaaaataaaaaaaatgcctAGATGGTTACATGCGCGAATTTGGCCGGActaaattgacggtctcattatgaggccgTCTCGTCTAAGACCAGccgaaataaatttaaaattcaacCCGAACGGAATAAACCAATTTCCCTATCATTTAGCatgtatttaattattatttgtacaaaccaaaaataagaaaaaaaaagagccaaaaacaagaaggaaaagtaaaaaaaaaaaaaactcggtTTCCTAAGAGATtatttctttgagagacgtctttgaagtccaacccattaaaatttaatcttatttttactctatattttcctttatATGTTGgcccaattaaaaattatctcaaaaaaatcgtctctcataaaaatttgtaaaaaaaagaaCGTAAAGAAACTCTAATTTGTTATTTTCAGTTGTGTCCCTTTCTACCATCTTCCTTATTTTATggtaaatgaacaataaactatatatacttattcattgatcatgtcTGGGTGGTCGGCATGCATTTTGTACCTCCACAATATAAGGCTTACATTAGGTATTTATTAAGCTACTCCCCAGTCGCCAATAACGATTGTTCAGGGGAAAAGACTAACACTAATCCAAATTAAGATATTATGAAAATCGGATCTTTTGTTACTGTAATTTCATTCCTATTTTATGCTTGCTCATCTATTCATCATGTATTAATTCAACACTTATTAGTTGAGCCGcacataattaaataattaaaaattttaaaaagttaatattaataaattattagaaGTTAATTGTAATAAAGTTTATAATGTGacgaataataaaatatttcattattccttttaattcttaaatataaattaagaataaaatataaaactaaaaaataaacaaataaatgaaaagaataaGAGGAATCAAATTTTTACTATAAAAGACCACACATGATTAGTTAGGTATAAACTTCAATCTAAAAAATTTGTAGAATCAATAAAATGCACTGCGCAAGTCGATCTCACCACGAGATGCGTTCATATAAGTAAGCCTATttttttaagtgatcactttgaaattataagtgatcactttaaggttatacatgataactttaagactataaaaatcatcactttaaaaataaatatatattaagccAACCCACTTAAAATGATCTTACAGTAACACCATTTCATATGAAAATTTGCTTAAAACGTTTACTATAGGAGGCCAAACAATATGAGTACTTTTCTTCTAGTCAGGTAAAACTTTAATAATAAAACTTGCGTCTCTTACATCGAACTCAAGCCAAAATTACTACGCTGAACGTCTCGGAAATTATTTCTCTACACATGCAAATTAAACCTGTTTGGAATTCTTGCCGTATTTAATAATAGtacaatttaaatattttctcttcttttttttttttttttatcaaagtttGCTATTTACTTTTTGATTATTACACATTTTCCTTTTAACAATAACGTTATCTattattctctttttatttcacttatatatatatttttcatccATCTATTTTTTATCttgtttttcaattaaaatagaaaacatatTCCAATCTGCCTCTTGTAAGAAAATCAAATAGACAAATAAATATGAATGtgttcaatatatttttttaggtaACTCGTATTTTAacataaattatactaataataatcaataataatgtATGCGTGTAGTTTTTTAGCAggtcttttattattatttttttataagaataCTATTTTATACACGTATTTTAATGTTTTCATTTATATCTACTTTGTGTGGAGCattgtatttaaaatttttaattaatagctTCTAATTCACAATTATCAATCACTTATAAAACTAGGAAATAAAAACAATTCTACAAGTAATTATGTCGAAcaatatttatttcttatttatggTTTTCTTCAACACCCAATTTTTTCTGGTCGTCTTTAATTAAGAATGTGACTTCTAACTTCCTAGCATGATCTTCTCTTAGTGATTCATGTATAAAAACCTTTGCCACATCCCCTCACAATTCCTTTGGTGCAAACTAATTAAAGCAAAAAATCTCATTCCTTTAGATGATTGAATTGGAATTAATCTTCTAGCTTTTTGGTGTTTAAGAAGTTAATTAAACGACTACGTTTCATACATTATTTGTATTCCTCAATGGCTCCATTGTTTCAATTCCAAggtacattttctatttttccctcctatttttttttcttgtttgtttATGTGCTTTGTGTGCATGTGATGCTATTAACTATTGAGCAGAGGAATAACTACAACAAAAAGTAAAAGGTAAAGGACATTTTTAATATTCTGCACAAGACAGGATTCGAGTAGAGGGTTTTTTTCCTTAAAAGATGCGAACAAACCATACATGTTCCCCTCAAGGAGGAATTAAAGAGGATGCGCGCAGTCAAAAAACCCCCCAGCTGATAACTGCGCCCAGTAGGAGTCGAACTCATAACTTTCTGCTCAACATGTAGATGCTCTACATATTAAGACAGTTCTATTATATCCGAACGTTACTAAGTTGGTACCACTTATGGTGGGGTATGAGGCAGTCAGATGCACACAATCTTACTTCTTATTAGGTGTCTTCATTATCATCGTCATCATATTACCCCTTATtagtaataacattaataaaaaagttgttttcaattgacccttgatagcaaacaCTGTGTGCatctttatataaataaaaaatatacataatattataaagcAACTAACCCGAAATTAAACAAATGTAAATCTTCAACCCCAACGAAATAAACGACTAGAGGATCAAAACGTATTAAgtacattttgatttttttgtaatgCGCTGCTTATATAATTTGGGTCAAAAACTTTCCAGAGCTTGTCCAAGGATTACTTGGGCTTGGGCTTGGGCTTGTGGTTAACCATATGTTCTTGTACCGAACTTCCTCAACTCATTGCCTTATTAGATATTTACTTTATTTGAAATCTTACAAGAATAAAATGCGAATATGCTAATTGTCACCACCCATCAATTTTCTAACATACCTCTTAAATTATTCCTTCAtttcatttataaaaattaattattcttataatgtataattaatataaaatttctaATGCGTCCATTaagaaatattatttcaaaatacaaaaattaaccTAATTAAGTATATGTATCCAATTAAATGAGACAATTTTAAATGAGATGAGTTGATAGTCCAAATTAACTAAATATAAGGCAGCTTGATCATATTAGGATATGATTAGTTTTAGtcaaattttttgaattagATCTTTTTCGAATTacaaatcaatatttttatattataataagtCATTGATATTTATAGGATTCTTAAATTGATTTGTATGAATGAAGCGTTAATTGGATGGTTTCATTACTTTGATATTTGTTTATTGgatgaaatttgatatatttgttATTTGATTGCTTCACGCCTAATTTGTTGCCACACTTAGTTGGATGTAACAAACCCAAATTTCTCCACATACGACAAAGTCATTCTAATAGTGATACAAGATTAGCTTTAATTGGAAGTATAAGTATACTAAGCTACAAACATTAGAACTTGTTTTAGATTCTAATTAAGGTCAGAGAATTTTcacaaaattagattatttattCACCATAGCCCCtcatttttcataattattatatttgtattaAAACTATCTTATTATACcatctattaaaaaaattggaaaattccATGTATCATTCTCATGGAGCTCGACAAGATGTAATGATTTTATTGGTTATATAATTTACATAACAttgaaaacaaataattatataatttaaatatcaaaattaaaccttttaaatcatatcatacaatttaGTAAAAACAAatgattaaattaatttgaatattacATATCTTTGAAAATCTTATTTATAGTTTTAtactaatatttttaaaagcCAAAAGGggtaatatataattataaatactcttaaagttgttataattttgcaatattttctattttcgtgTATCAATTTAGTTTTATAGAAATATTCCCACCACTTTTTTTTATCCAAATCATACAATCtttctcatattttttttaatattatcaatCCAATGAATCTGAATGTTAATATTTATGTCATTTAATATTTGTTGTGAATTTATATGGAATGAAGGAGTATAATTGTATTAAAATAGGgaaaatttaattgttgaaaAGCAAATTAATGGACCCACTTGACAGATGTGAAATGTGGCAATATTTCCTTGGGCAGCAAGGTTATTGTATCTGTATTCAGTATGGAGTATTCCCAAGACCCCAGGTTTAGATTCTAATTAAGCAAGTTCTGAGAATTTCCGCTAAAATTTTCCATCACTCAATTTTTTAATAGCTTGTTAGACAAGCCAAGAAACAAAACGTGTTAAAGACAGATGAATGCTTAATGTAGTATACTTTGTATTCTTCATATGTCTTGTATGGCCGTTTCATTTGTATTTAATCCCTTGGGATGGAGAGAATATACGTTACCTTTCTATGCGTGTTATTTTGTTTTGGTGGTAATGACTAATGACTTTCTTTATagcagaaaataaaattaaaaaataaatagctgTGTTACCAATTTATAATACTTTTTTCAGaaagattaaataaaaaattccgCTTTATAAGTAATTTACCAATAAAAATCCgttcttttaaataatattgaaaaatcccaactttaaaatcaatttgtttttaaaagattaagttacgtgctatttattttataagttaacTTTTATTTAAGTGTCCAAAACACTTTTTTTAGAGTACTTGTGTAATTGCTGCATTATGACTTATGAGGTAACATATTTGCCAACTTTTAAATAACAACCTTGGTTTATACCAACTTACGAACATTGAACAATACAGAGGTGACACAGTGGCACCTTAGATGCTAAAAATACATGGGCACAAAGTAAAAAAGACAGAATTGTGCGAGTACAGTACAACTTACAAGGCAGCTAACACAGATGACAGAGCACAACAGGGTTGTTGCATGAGCCAGTAATTGGCAGCTATGTCTTCAACCCTACCCTTTTTGCCCTTTTGGTACCATTTCTACAACTGTCTCCTCATTTCTCATATCTGATCAATCCATTTCTAATGATAAATCTACTAGACATGGTCATGGTTAGGCTGACACGTGGACCAAGGCACGACATGGTCCAGTCCCACTAATCACTACACTAGTCCACATGCGAGCCACATTCACCGTAATTTAAACATGACACGACACGATATATAGTTACTAATATCGGTTCGTCACATAATATTCTAGACTTGCCATTTCGTAACCAATTTtggtaaaacaaaattttttaaaaataattatgtaaCCAATTATGTGTCACAAGCGGCATACGAAGACATGGAGCATTATACACATAACCTGCTTTGACATGACCCGTAAAGATCCAATACGATAAatttcatatttaattatttttctcttttttattttttgttgtgaCTCTTTCTTGCTCAAAACCTCATATccacttttgttttttttgaaaatacttcATATTTATAAGTAATCAGCTTAATTTCCCACATACATGTACGTGATATCTTTTCAATTACTACTATCAGCttcttataaataaatcaaattgatatcatatttttaaaaattatctaTATTAGAGAATAAGTTTCTAATTATCATGAAAAATATGTTGCTTATATATTAATGAAAACACATATTAGCTGATTTGTTGatgaatatttatatttttgtttttatgattACCATATGATTACAACACACGCTATTAGAATTAAAGACAATTTTAGTGTATAGTATAAATAGTTCTTTTTATAAGAGTTTACAcagtaaaaaataatttaaagtgcTAAATTTTCAACTAAATGTCAATGCTCAAGTAATCCCTTATGGCCTTATCCTATCCACAATCTAACACATGATTTTAGAACTTCAAATATACatttctttagttttaatgaaaaaccATGAATATGAGTATGACACATGACTTTCAAAAGTTAGCACTTATTACACAACAATTTTTTACTCAATTATTAGTACTCCATTcacttatattttcattttttatctttttcaaagCTTGTCATACAActacaatatttattttactcaatTATTAAATCACAACTATTTCTTACtccatattataaaattatgatAATCAAAGAAAACTGGCAGGCTTTAGTATTTGCCTTTATCGTTAAATGTGGGATGTGGGCGAGAAATTGAGTATAAAGGTTAGTATTTTAGCGCATATAAAGCATTTTTTAGAAAGTATTTACGATTTTTTTCAGTTCCTAAAAATCGAGTCTTATTTCAGTTgaataacaattatttttttaaaaaaattaaatttaattcttaCGTAATTATCTTTTTCACTGAATCTATTATACAATTATAAAACATCTTTtcttttccaaaaaataaaaactacttGTACGTACTATACCTTGTTTTTCTCTTAAAGAGTATTAAGGCTGGTTATTTAATTTGAAGAAAGAAAAGGTGACAAGATATCATATGCTTGAGGTTGAGGAGTAACCAATGCAAGAGTATTTAATTTGCATGCACATATAGAGATTGTGACAATCCATTTATTCTTTAACTAATAATAGTGCTTTTTTCTGAAAAGAAGAGTTGATACTTCTACTTGGGAAGAAGCTTGTGGTCCAAGCATCTTTATATTGGTAATATAATTTGTTACATTTAAGACATTTCACTTATTAAAAATTCTATTCATAGTAAAtagaagcaaaaaaaaaaaaaaaaactaaatgggtGGATGGAATGagtgaaaataaagaaatatgcATGGTGAGTTATTAAATGATCGAAATGAGGACAGCAAATATGTTTCCATTGCTATTTTAGAAATGTAAATATGAATAAGTGAAACATTGTAAATTAACAATATAGCAAACATTGTAGAATTATAGATTCgtaattatcaattaatatacTTAGTACTTTTATgtaatattagttttttataatttttaatgtcaTAGTATTaacaatttataatataaattttataattataatatcaacattttatatttttgatttatgcacaataaaaataataaagattaaAATGGTGCATTTATTAAGTACGTAATAATAAGAAGTATATGAACTTATTTGAAGAAGAGAAAGTATATGTGAGAGTGTGAAGTCATTCACTAGCTATGTGTTAATTTGATGAATCACATAGACAAGaagtaaaaatgtaaaaatgtaaaatttttaatctcttAAATAATACTTCTAAGTTAACTATTAATTTTTGATGTTTTAAATAATACTTCTAAGTACAAATTATAGaatgttttatttataaattatggtAAAtgtacaaaaaagaaaaaaaaaaaaacttgttcaGTAAGGATATTTGTAATTGGCATTTAGCATATAATCCTCAATTGTCTTCCTCTATATTCTCCATTTTATTCTTGTCTTAATTCaaaattgtgattttttttttcacccaAATTACCAAAAAGCAACAAGCAAAGCATCTTCCTTGCACACAATCAACATGACCATCTTTAGCTTGCTTTTCCATGCAAGTATCTAAGCCTTTCCTTCCCTTACAATTAAGAGCTTTTTGGTGTATAAGTATACTattcttttttcttattcttcttcttcataaTACCAAAAAACAGTTATATCCCCAAAAAATGTTCCATATTATACATGTATGAACTTTttataccaaaaaaataattaatttaataaaacctTTTAAAGTTGGAATCTTTCCTCCGTTCACAATCAAACTCATGtggtttttggtactttcagtCATATAGAGTACACACTCGTTTTTCCCATAAACCCCACATATTTTCTTGgaaatttgattaaataaaccttaatttttaCAAGCTTATATAGTATTCTTACTACAAAAATGCCAACTTTCTGGTCATGTTTCATCATTGTTCTAGTTTTCCTAAGTTGatcttttctgggttttttttttttttttttgttatttcaaaacttttttttattccttCTATGTTCATGTTTTAGCTCAAAATGTTGAATGTTTGTCTCAAACTTTTGGTTGTTAAACATTAAATGTTCTTGATTTCTTCTACTTCCAAAGTTCATGACATTGAAAAACTCCCTTATTCAATCCCCTGCTTTTGTTATCTTCTATATTCTTGAATTTCGGTTTAATTTTCCccccaaattttaaatttttttttttgtagtgattcTCTTCTaggttttttgtcaatttctccataaccaaaacaaaacaagtacAAAAATCCTTTCTTTAATTTGTGGGTTATCAAAAACCCAAATTTTCATTGGTTCGCTCAACCCCTTAACACCATTATCATTACATCATATTCTTTATTAACCCACAAAAAAATTTCCCTTAATCATATTAATTAACAGTGAATTAAACTGAGATTATAAAGTTAAATCCCACTAATAATGGGTGATTTAACAGGAACAACAAGTGATACATCAAATTCTAAATACTGGTTGAATTGGAGGGTTCTACTTTGTGCAATTTGGGTATTAATCTCCATGATTTTTGCCTCATTTCTTATATCAAGAAATGAAGGTCCAAGACATCCTACAAGAACAgctaatagcaataataataatgttgttACTAGTAGCATTCAAAGCGAAAGCGGAAGAATAACACAGGAAAATCCTGGAATATTGTATGCTGATGAAGTTTGGATGCCTTGTCTTAGAGGAATTCATCCTGGTTGGTTATTAGCTTTCAGAGTTTGTGGTTTCTTTGTGCTCTTGATTCTTCTTATTGTCAATGCAATTTATGATGGTGCCTCCATTTTTTACTACTACACTCAGTAAGttcatcaaatttacaattttttttttcaatttttcatacTAAATAAAGTTTGTCATTCTCAATGTTTATTCTATCATTTTGTGAGTTTACAATTAATATTGATAGATTCTATTCATTTTAGTACTTTTAAATAACTAATATAGCAAATTAAATGAAACAGATAAGTGAATAGGTATACCCATTACTCAATATCAATGATAGTGGTGATGGGAAAACTAGATACATTGTGATAAATTACATCATGCATGCGTATACTCTTAGGTACATTTTTAGTGAAATTTGTTATATACAATAACCGTGATAGCTTTGATTTCAAAAGATAAGGGTCGGtctaataattatttatgtggattaaattttgttatatgATGATGTTAATTAATGAGCATTTGTAATGATTGGCAGGTGGACTTTCACTCTAGTCACAATATATTTTGGGGTAGGTGATTCAGAATTTATTATGTTTCTTCTAATTCATAATTCAATAATTTTGTGTCTTTAATATCTTCAATTACATGAAGTTATACTGATGCATTTCTTGATTGGTATTAATTTGTAGTTAGGAGCTGTATTATCAATGTATGGGTGTTTTGAATATCATCAGAAAATAAGTGGTGATAGAGTTCATAATGATCAAGGGCTTGATGCAGAAACAGGCACTTCTTTGTTTTCTACAAATATTGGAACTCCAAATGCATTTAAAACTTCTTTTAGTGTTCAACAAGTCATTGATCATCCTCGTCCAATTGCTGGTTTTTGGTGTTATGTCT
This Amaranthus tricolor cultivar Red isolate AtriRed21 chromosome 13, ASM2621246v1, whole genome shotgun sequence DNA region includes the following protein-coding sequences:
- the LOC130797628 gene encoding uncharacterized protein LOC130797628, yielding MGDLTGTTSDTSNSKYWLNWRVLLCAIWVLISMIFASFLISRNEGPRHPTRTANSNNNNVVTSSIQSESGRITQENPGILYADEVWMPCLRGIHPGWLLAFRVCGFFVLLILLIVNAIYDGASIFYYYTQWTFTLVTIYFGLGAVLSMYGCFEYHQKISGDRVHNDQGLDAETGTSLFSTNIGTPNAFKTSFSVQQVIDHPRPIAGFWCYVFQIIFQMNAGAVMLTDCVFWFIIVPFLANTTKNYDLNFFLINMHSINLIFLLGDTALNCLRFPWFRMAYFILWTAFFVIFQWVLHACISIWWPYPFLDLSSSFSPLWYSSVAIMHFPCYGIFYLIIKLKHNLWSRCFPQSYQCSQ